The Pseudanabaena sp. PCC 6802 genomic interval CCAAAGGAATGGTGCAGCGGATTGGTCTGGCACAGGCTTTAATTAACAATCCCGATTTAGTGTTTTTAGACGAACCGATGTCAGGATTAGATCCGGTGGGACGCTACCAAATTCGTGAAATAATTCTGATGCTAAAAAAGCAAGGTAAAACCGTATTTTTCAACAGCCATATTCTTTCGGATGTGGAAATTATTTGCGATCGTATTGGTATCCTCAACAGAGGCAAGCTGGTTGCCATCGGTTCGCTTAACCAGCTCCTCGGCACCGAGCAGTCATATCAAGTACGAGGACACGGCGGTTCGCAGGTACAGTTAGAACCCTGGCTGCAACACTTGGAATTTCAAGGAGATTCCTGGCACGGTCAGTTGACTTCGGATCCCAGCCAGTTCATGGGTTTTATCAAGGAGATCGGCGCTCAGATTACTAACCTGCACCTGTCAAGACAGTCGTTGGAGGAGTTTTTTATGGAACGCATCGGTCATCAGGGGGGATTTGCTTCTCAGGATATGGCTGGTCTCGCCGATGACGATAACGGTCGCGATCGCAAACTCAAGAAAGACAGAAAAAACAACCAGGCGAGGGCAAAGCTCTAAAATATGGCAACGCTTACTGGGGGATGGCGATCGCTATTACTGGATATAGCTTTGACGGTGGGGATTTATAGTATAGCGCTGCTAAATCCTGGCGCGATGGCACCGCTCCTATCCATTCCACCTGCTCA includes:
- a CDS encoding ABC transporter ATP-binding protein, whose amino-acid sequence is MTTATQTTTGDASDAIAVSAENLSKTYRTGFWLNQKVNSLQDCTLVVKAGETFGLLGPNGAGKTTLLKLLLGIVQPTSGTGKLLGSEIGNLDSKNRIGYLPENAYYYDYLTGWELLEFIGSLFGISPSTRRQRIADLLDLVGLSQASARKKQLRQYSKGMVQRIGLAQALINNPDLVFLDEPMSGLDPVGRYQIREIILMLKKQGKTVFFNSHILSDVEIICDRIGILNRGKLVAIGSLNQLLGTEQSYQVRGHGGSQVQLEPWLQHLEFQGDSWHGQLTSDPSQFMGFIKEIGAQITNLHLSRQSLEEFFMERIGHQGGFASQDMAGLADDDNGRDRKLKKDRKNNQARAKL